A region of Sparus aurata chromosome 8, fSpaAur1.1, whole genome shotgun sequence DNA encodes the following proteins:
- the myod1 gene encoding myoblast determination protein 1 homolog, with translation MELSDISFPIPAADDFYDDPCFNTSDMHFFEDLDPRLVHVGLLKPDDSSSSVSPSPSSSASSSPSSLLHLHHHAEGEDDEHVRAPSGHHQAGRCLLWACKACKRKTTNADRRKAATLRERRRLSKVNDAFETLKRCTSANPNQRLPKVEILRNAISYIESLQALLRGGQDDGYYPVLEHYSGDSDASSPRSNCSDGMTDFNGPSCQSNRRGSYDSSSYFSETPNGGLKSERSSVVSSLDCLSSIVERISTDTSSLLPAADGPASPTTPPSGEAAAPGPVQIPSPTASQDPNLIYQVL, from the exons ATGGAGCTGTCGGATATCTCTTTCCCCATCCCCGCCGCGGATGATTTCTACGATGACCCCTGCTTCAACACCAGCGACATGCACTTCTTCGAGGACCTGGACCCGCGGCTGGTCCATGTGGGCCTCCTGAAGCCGGACGACTCCTCCTCTTCAGTTTcaccctccccttcctcctccgcATCCTCCTCCCCGTCATCTCTGCTGCACCTCCATCACCACGCAGAAGGGGAGGACGACGAGCACGTCCGCGCCCCCAGCGGGCACCACCAGGCGGGCCGCTGCCTGCTCTGGGCCTGCAAGGCCTGCAAGAGGAAGACCACCAATGCGGACCGGCGGAAGGCGGCCACGCTGCGGGAGCGCCGGCGGCTCAGCAAAGTCAACGACGCCTTCGAGACCCTGAAGCGCTGCACGTCGGCCAACCCCAACCAGCGGCTGCCCAAGGTGGAGATCCTGCGCAACGCCATCAGCTACATCGAGTCCCTGCAGGCGCTGCTGCGCGGCGGCCAGGACGACGGCTACTACCCGGTGCTGGAGCACTACAGCGGGGACTCAGACGCCTCCAGCCCCCGGTCCAACTGCTCCGACGGCATG acgGACTTTAACGGACCGAGCTGTCAGTCCAACAGAAGAGGAAGTTACGACAGCAGCTCTTATTTCTCTGAGACTCCAAACG GCGGTCTGAAGAGTGAGCGCAGCTCGGTGGTCTCCAGTCTGGACTGTCTGTCCAGCATCGTGGAGCGGATCTCCACCGACACCAGCAGCCTGCTGCCGGCCGCCGACGGCCCCGCGTCCCCGACCACACCCCCGTCCGGCGAGGCCGCGGCCCCGGGGCCCGTCCAGATCCCCTCCCCGACCGCCAGCCAGGACCCGAACCTGATCTATCAAGTCCTATAG